One segment of Salvia splendens isolate huo1 chromosome 20, SspV2, whole genome shotgun sequence DNA contains the following:
- the LOC121780957 gene encoding U-box domain-containing protein 28-like, giving the protein MAREKKREELHVTVPNLFRCPISMDVMKSPVSLCTGVTYDRSSIEKWLALGHKTCPATMQTLPSTLTTPNLTLRRLIHLWLSHTDPAQAPPPPPPPCAVSRHEAAVIIKGEVDAASLQKLVDFMKASQGNLKFVAHSSSAIPRFVEFFAESDEIRIGELIVEVFDLISSETAVRERLNELILSSADCLSSFATVLRKGNTESKVKSAKILELIALNPESEHKIADQPDIIQNLCNLTTAESDSPAVEAGLSALAAIATTRKARKDLIRFGIIRTARRILSKPDPERGAVEKALAVMESVATCTEGRSAIAEDGECVAEVVRRLMKCSGEATEHGIAVVWSVCCLARDELAKERVAGENGVTKVLLVMQSECTGSTRQMCRELVKVLRAKTTNKSNLAPYETRTTHIAPY; this is encoded by the coding sequence ATGGCGAGAGAAAAGAAGAGGGAGGAACTGCACGTCACTGTACCGAATCTCTTCCGCTGCCCGATTTCCATGGATGTGATGAAGTCTCCGGTGAGCCTCTGCACCGGCGTCACCTACGACCGGAGCTCCATCGAGAAATGGCTGGCGCTCGGCCACAAAACCTGCCCGGCGACCATGCAAACCCTGCCGTCCACGCTCACGACGCCGAATCTCACTCTCCGCCGCCTCATCCACCTCTGGCTCTCCCACACCGACCCCGCCcaggcgccgccgccgccgccgccgccgtgtGCCGTCTCCAGGCACGAAGCGGCGGTGATCATCAAAGGCGAGGTCGACGCCGCTTCCTTGCAGAAGCTCGTCGATTTCATGAAGGCGTCGCAGGGGAATCTGAAATTCGTCGCGCATTCCAGCTCCGCGATTCCGAGATTCGTCGAATTCTTCGCGGAATCCGACGAGATTCGGATTGGCGAGCTGATTGTCGAGGTTTTCGATCTGATCTCGTCGGAGACCGCCGTGAGAGAGAGGCTGAACGAGCTCATTCTGAGCTCCGCCGATTGCCTATCCTCGTTCGCGACGGTTCTGCGTAAAGGAAACACCGAATCGAAGGTGAAATCCGCAAAGATTTTAGAGCTAATCGCGTTAAATCCTGAATCGGAGCACAAAATCGCCGATCAACCAGATATAATTCAAAATCTATGCAACCTAACCACCGCAGAGAGCGATTCACCGGCGGTGGAAGCCGGATTATCAGCTCTGGCAGCAATCGCAACCACGAGGAAAGCGAGGAAGGATCTGATCCGGTTCGGAATAATCCGAACCGCCAGGCGGATCCTATCCAAACCGGATCCGGAGCGCGGCGCGGTGGAGAAAGCGCTGGCGGTGATGGAATCCGTGGCGACGTGCACGGAGGGGAGGAGCGCGATCGCGGAGGACGGGGAGTGcgtggcggaggtggtgaggAGGCTGATGAAGTGCTCGGGTGAGGCGACGGAGCACGGGATCGCGGTGGTGTGGAGCGTGTGCTGCTTGGCGAGGGACGAATTGGCGAAGGAAAGGGTGGCGGGAGAGAATGGGGTGACGAAGGTACTACTGGTGATGCAGAGCGAGTGCACGGGGAGTACAAGGCAGATGTGCAGGGAATTGGTCAAAGTGTTGAGGGCGAAGACCACTAATAAGTCCAATTTGGCACCTTATGAAACCAGGACCACTCACATTGCGCCTTATTGA